The following proteins are co-located in the Leptospira hartskeerlii genome:
- a CDS encoding UvrD-helicase domain-containing protein — protein sequence MQKNKLEPVSNSFADQIDITKNGFIGASAGTGKTHTIVFLVLKILKDFFKTSLGSDKTPFGIESILVLTYTDKAASELKGRIRAELKNTILRLEKIESPNEEESKELDYFLNQASRLDQAYISTIHGFAHKILKEYSLESGSSDNSELIEEFSAVSKALYRRMRSEFGGKYPKELLPFILSQANRFYNDGFQGTTWENFVSNLAVKKVSSPDSIQLLPRPQKFPEISSLRNIFLEINSIFPKFLEFQDSFKKKINANKYKALSARQLEFQDSLKKLIDSSRPFSPFPFTLALKKILDLKRGESSGIESILLSDEELKPAASESGFLSYTLEREKIRKLSLNLSVLESSLSSFLVSLAEDIAEDSVKIKEEENSITYGDMILGLSKSLEKNPELVSELKKRFRFGIIDEFQDTDPDQYNIFRILFLERSSGEGTEGRLFLIGDAKQSIYGFRGADLGTYLAAKKEFDTGGKFADSSVVYPELDTNRRSLPELISSYNSIFGSAKGEWFPIGETGFLPIEYINVKSPEVPGKAILYSDKSNRAALNAFSLSKESNADRLKEQYSKFLAEEILHLVSEKSEIYIKKEGYSSPEKLSWSDISVLVRGENDSEFLKRQFKTRGIPYTYPKQTGLFGSPEAIRIREILQCLNEEGSRDSFYKLLISDLFCVRPENLQDYEEYPIESGEKRLLETWRKFSRKKDFPGLFGSILTESRLASPLPEESRQDWERKVANFKQIFFFLAEKASKSDQTLGELITYLESKMVSKEDEKDYLEKDSEEDRVKIFTIHSCKGLEFPIVFLFGGFSGWGTQKKKFSEYREGEKRIIDLENNKAEDSVFNTINEDKRLYYVALTRAMYKFYFPLLAEPDPKRPLELFRKSFYAAASEFPKDSSVAKFWENEEGKYEQEWIRDHKTISGLMNTPIKEEGAEILRSVQIWPDKAEKRKIILESYSSLDSFFTSEGSGFQVSETRSFKTDETPEESKEEELPSSNKMGNLLHQLLETEDFSVYQNAKSAQQIPESNLKSYKNILKSYGYGNSSEQLELFAKRISELFWNTLKTPLSHSENNISLSEISPSERKHEVDFFLKIPEQTGTSDLLKGTLDLIFLSEGKYWILDWKSNLLSSNFGEDPYSETHLKEKIQESYSLQMAIYSVVLDDWLRFKYGKEYDPKLLGGMYFLFLRGTEPNIPGRGIFYQDIDPEFVEVSKEKIKETLDLKNKISAEKE from the coding sequence ATGCAGAAAAATAAACTGGAACCGGTGAGCAATTCTTTTGCCGACCAGATCGATATTACTAAAAACGGTTTTATCGGCGCCTCTGCCGGAACAGGAAAAACTCATACAATCGTATTTCTAGTTCTGAAAATACTAAAAGATTTTTTTAAAACATCTCTGGGTTCCGATAAAACTCCTTTCGGTATAGAATCTATATTAGTACTTACTTATACGGATAAGGCTGCGTCAGAACTTAAAGGAAGGATACGCGCAGAATTAAAAAATACAATCCTCAGATTGGAAAAAATAGAATCACCTAATGAAGAAGAATCTAAAGAGCTGGATTATTTTTTAAACCAGGCCTCTCGTTTAGACCAGGCTTATATATCTACCATACATGGATTTGCTCATAAAATCTTAAAAGAATATTCATTGGAATCGGGTAGCTCCGATAATTCGGAACTTATCGAAGAGTTTTCGGCAGTTTCCAAAGCGTTGTATAGAAGGATGCGCAGTGAGTTTGGCGGAAAATACCCTAAGGAGCTTTTACCATTTATACTTTCTCAAGCGAACCGTTTTTATAATGACGGATTCCAAGGAACTACTTGGGAAAATTTTGTATCTAATCTTGCAGTGAAGAAGGTTTCTTCTCCTGATTCTATCCAACTTCTTCCCCGCCCTCAAAAATTTCCGGAGATCAGTTCTCTCCGAAATATATTTTTGGAAATCAATTCTATCTTTCCTAAATTTTTAGAATTTCAAGATTCATTTAAAAAGAAAATTAATGCGAATAAATATAAGGCTCTTTCCGCTCGGCAGCTAGAATTTCAAGACTCACTAAAAAAACTTATAGATTCTTCTCGGCCATTTTCTCCTTTTCCGTTTACGCTGGCCCTAAAAAAGATCCTGGACTTAAAAAGAGGAGAAAGTTCCGGAATAGAATCTATCCTTCTTTCCGACGAAGAATTAAAACCCGCAGCTTCTGAATCCGGATTTCTTTCTTACACATTAGAAAGAGAAAAAATTCGAAAACTTTCTTTAAATTTAAGCGTATTAGAATCCTCTCTTTCTTCTTTTTTGGTTTCTCTAGCGGAAGACATTGCGGAAGATTCGGTAAAGATCAAAGAAGAAGAGAATTCAATCACTTACGGAGATATGATCTTAGGACTTTCTAAATCTTTAGAAAAAAATCCCGAGTTAGTTTCAGAATTAAAGAAACGTTTTCGCTTCGGGATTATAGACGAATTTCAAGATACTGACCCGGACCAATATAATATTTTTAGAATATTATTCTTAGAAAGATCTTCAGGGGAAGGCACGGAAGGAAGACTTTTCCTGATCGGAGATGCAAAACAGTCCATTTACGGTTTTAGAGGTGCGGACTTAGGCACTTATTTGGCTGCAAAGAAAGAATTTGATACCGGTGGAAAATTTGCAGATTCTTCTGTCGTTTATCCGGAGCTGGACACAAATCGTAGGTCTTTACCCGAACTCATTTCTTCCTACAACTCTATTTTCGGAAGTGCAAAAGGAGAATGGTTCCCTATTGGAGAAACCGGATTTTTGCCAATAGAATATATAAATGTTAAATCTCCAGAAGTCCCAGGGAAGGCAATTTTATATTCGGATAAAAGTAATCGTGCCGCTTTAAATGCATTCTCCCTTTCGAAGGAAAGCAATGCCGACAGATTGAAGGAGCAATATTCTAAATTTTTAGCGGAAGAAATTCTCCATTTGGTTTCTGAAAAGTCCGAGATCTACATTAAGAAAGAAGGATATTCTTCTCCGGAGAAACTAAGTTGGTCTGATATTTCAGTTTTGGTTCGAGGCGAAAACGATTCTGAATTCCTAAAAAGGCAATTTAAGACAAGAGGGATCCCATATACTTATCCGAAACAAACCGGATTATTCGGATCTCCGGAAGCAATTCGAATTAGAGAGATCCTACAATGTTTAAATGAAGAAGGAAGCAGGGATTCATTTTATAAATTACTAATATCCGATCTGTTCTGTGTTCGCCCTGAAAATCTGCAAGATTATGAAGAATATCCAATTGAGTCCGGAGAAAAAAGACTTTTGGAAACCTGGAGGAAATTCTCTCGTAAAAAAGATTTTCCTGGGTTATTCGGATCTATTTTGACAGAAAGTAGATTAGCTTCTCCTCTTCCGGAAGAATCTAGACAAGATTGGGAAAGAAAGGTCGCGAACTTTAAACAGATATTTTTCTTCTTAGCGGAAAAAGCATCCAAGTCGGATCAGACTTTAGGAGAGCTTATCACTTATTTGGAATCCAAGATGGTATCTAAAGAGGACGAAAAAGATTATTTAGAAAAAGATTCGGAAGAAGACAGAGTAAAAATTTTTACCATCCATTCTTGCAAAGGTTTAGAATTTCCGATCGTATTTTTATTCGGAGGATTTTCTGGCTGGGGCACACAAAAAAAGAAATTCTCCGAATACAGAGAAGGCGAAAAACGTATTATAGATCTAGAAAATAATAAGGCAGAGGATTCCGTTTTTAATACGATTAACGAAGACAAAAGATTGTACTATGTGGCTCTGACTCGGGCAATGTATAAATTTTATTTTCCATTACTTGCAGAGCCCGATCCGAAACGCCCTCTGGAATTATTCAGGAAATCATTTTATGCAGCAGCATCTGAATTTCCTAAAGACTCTTCCGTAGCAAAATTTTGGGAGAATGAAGAAGGAAAATACGAACAGGAATGGATTCGAGATCACAAAACTATCTCCGGGTTAATGAATACTCCAATAAAAGAAGAAGGAGCGGAGATCTTACGTTCTGTTCAGATTTGGCCGGACAAAGCTGAAAAAAGAAAGATTATCCTAGAAAGTTACTCTTCTTTGGATTCATTTTTTACTTCGGAAGGATCCGGATTCCAGGTTTCCGAAACAAGATCATTCAAAACGGACGAAACACCTGAGGAATCTAAGGAAGAAGAGCTCCCTTCCTCCAATAAAATGGGAAATCTACTCCATCAACTTTTAGAAACGGAAGATTTTTCAGTTTATCAAAATGCAAAATCGGCACAGCAAATCCCTGAAAGTAACTTAAAATCATATAAGAATATTCTAAAGTCTTATGGATATGGAAATAGTTCCGAACAATTGGAATTATTTGCGAAAAGAATTTCGGAATTGTTTTGGAATACTCTCAAAACCCCATTATCACATTCGGAAAATAATATCTCACTTTCTGAAATTTCACCTTCTGAAAGAAAACATGAGGTGGATTTCTTTTTGAAAATCCCGGAACAAACAGGGACTTCCGACTTACTAAAAGGAACCTTAGATCTAATATTCCTTTCGGAAGGCAAATATTGGATCTTAGATTGGAAGTCCAACCTTCTCTCCTCTAATTTTGGGGAAGATCCTTATTCGGAAACTCATCTAAAAGAAAAAATACAGGAATCTTATTCTTTGCAAATGGCAATCTATTCCGTAGTTCTGGACGATTGGTTGAGATTCAAATATGGAAAAGAATATGATCCTAAACTTTTAGGCGGGATGTATTTTTTATTCCTTCGAGGAACCGAACCAAATATACCGGGAAGAGGAATTTTTTACCAAGATATTGATCCTGAATTTGTAGAAGTTTCCAAAGAAAAAATAAAAGAGACCTTGGATCTGAAAAATAAAATTTCTGCGGAAAAAGAATGA
- the recD gene encoding exodeoxyribonuclease V subunit alpha: protein MKEESLETILDHEYAGFLTKEFASYAKEIPYEVLFSRNLSLIQASKTGNLAVPFSEKSEISDILFKKRDNLLYFSKIFGQLTSIEEGFGNLLKTSSTTKSEKVQEVLNELISSNPLSIKRGGKEYILCGEGEQKEALEKALRHPFFVLTGGPGTGKTTVVANVIRGLLRLGYDLRQIGLAAPTGRAAQRLKESLENTISNLHTKNKLDDSISEIPTSTLHRLLEYNPRKRSYKYGKNFPLPYRVIILDEVSMVDLHMMYRLMEALPFRSENFRFILLGDPNQLPSVEAGAVLSDLVKALKKLNSENLIELKTSHRQEEEFSSISKAAKLCVKENISLSEFQENLPKPLHIDPVFSNSENVDLKGFYRIQLDYKKEWKEFLKRTAEEKILPIFSKLPHPNSPKELKEYLNKDLNRFKILTILRNGIFGSEFINKELTELILHYKKGNLVQIGTRTYFSGLPILITKNDRVRGVYNGDTGLVLEVQTPNGGSELRALFFIEGEIRDFALDTLPPHEPAFAITVHKSQGSEYDSVFIIYPPDPADLSSEEVSLELFKKEILYTAITRAKRSAFLVSEEKLLEYSLRNRFERLTGFKLS, encoded by the coding sequence ATGAAAGAAGAATCCCTCGAAACGATTTTAGATCATGAATATGCAGGATTTCTGACAAAGGAATTTGCATCTTACGCTAAAGAAATTCCTTACGAAGTCCTATTTTCCCGAAATCTTTCTTTGATACAAGCATCTAAAACTGGAAATCTTGCCGTACCGTTCTCTGAAAAAAGCGAGATTTCGGATATATTATTTAAAAAACGGGACAATCTATTATATTTTTCTAAAATATTTGGCCAGCTAACATCCATAGAGGAAGGTTTTGGAAATTTACTTAAAACAAGCTCCACGACAAAATCGGAAAAAGTTCAAGAAGTTCTGAACGAACTCATTTCTTCTAATCCTCTCTCTATTAAAAGAGGGGGGAAAGAATATATACTTTGCGGAGAAGGAGAACAAAAGGAAGCATTAGAAAAAGCTCTTAGACATCCATTTTTTGTTCTTACAGGTGGACCAGGTACAGGGAAAACCACAGTGGTTGCTAATGTGATCCGTGGACTTTTACGTTTAGGTTATGATTTAAGGCAGATCGGACTTGCGGCACCTACAGGAAGAGCCGCCCAAAGATTAAAAGAATCTTTAGAAAATACGATCTCGAATCTTCACACAAAAAATAAATTGGATGATTCCATTTCCGAGATCCCAACTTCTACATTACATAGGCTTTTGGAATACAACCCTAGGAAAAGAAGTTATAAATACGGTAAAAATTTTCCACTTCCCTATCGAGTAATCATCCTGGACGAGGTATCCATGGTGGATCTGCATATGATGTACAGATTGATGGAGGCTCTACCCTTCCGTTCCGAAAATTTTAGGTTTATACTCTTAGGGGACCCGAACCAATTACCTAGCGTCGAAGCAGGAGCTGTTTTATCCGACCTGGTTAAAGCCTTAAAGAAACTAAATTCAGAAAATCTAATAGAATTAAAAACAAGTCATAGACAGGAAGAGGAATTTTCCTCAATCTCTAAAGCGGCAAAACTCTGCGTAAAAGAGAATATTTCTTTGTCTGAATTCCAAGAGAATCTTCCGAAACCACTTCATATAGATCCCGTTTTCTCTAATTCCGAAAACGTAGATCTAAAAGGTTTTTATCGGATCCAATTAGATTATAAAAAAGAATGGAAAGAATTTTTAAAAAGAACGGCGGAAGAAAAGATCTTACCTATATTTTCTAAACTTCCCCATCCGAATTCTCCCAAAGAATTAAAAGAATATTTAAATAAAGATCTGAATCGATTTAAGATACTTACAATTCTTAGAAACGGGATTTTCGGAAGTGAATTCATTAATAAAGAATTAACGGAGCTAATCCTTCATTATAAAAAAGGAAATCTAGTTCAGATCGGAACCAGGACGTATTTTTCAGGGCTTCCAATACTCATTACTAAAAACGACAGAGTAAGAGGAGTTTATAACGGAGACACTGGCCTCGTTTTAGAGGTCCAAACGCCAAATGGAGGAAGCGAACTTAGAGCATTATTTTTTATAGAAGGAGAGATCCGAGACTTTGCTTTAGATACTCTTCCTCCTCATGAGCCTGCATTTGCGATTACAGTGCATAAGTCCCAAGGTTCAGAATATGATTCTGTTTTTATTATTTATCCGCCAGACCCGGCTGATCTAAGCTCAGAAGAAGTTTCTCTAGAACTATTTAAAAAGGAAATTTTATATACCGCTATCACTAGAGCAAAACGTTCTGCATTTTTGGTTTCGGAAGAAAAACTTTTGGAATATTCTCTCCGAAACCGTTTTGAAAGATTGACCGGTTTTAAACTAAGCTAA
- a CDS encoding adenylate/guanylate cyclase domain-containing protein, translating into MGTQTSHKQSFGQKILDLTLVLPRLFYSGIRAKLAWFTGSLIVLTILILSFIYVRQQTEILTDSYDREAAISRKYISSLVLELDNISQSLIRIEEFRDRVSKQTEALKKYKTTKTVVQEKKVSFFGIKTSLFGALGKNTVRKTLDTYYSAYLSKDEIQILEKNIRTQLQHGGEEVVSDKEFAHLQGMAKKFVFADRETNQIRKRLGELKENQEKPDHTEISAAEEELRKKSLLARKLRSDLDENIVSILADSKKRKIKELGLDTGRFRIQTFPVSGIIPGEASEPTLDTKIFDSESSLNQAPMEENLEEGLKSALSSLLEGAGVLGEIRPTSFQQNGLELQALYSPHFRNPASTERAKLIESRRATLGPWTNYLREEQEILSELSKIPPILEARLKALKEKKPPIPPFKDKDFKNQYTQYAGLVRKRNLLYATYLRNNPPKEEEELDIESFGSIRDSALEDQILLRFRPDGSDYGRSVQSEEGKEIFQKRWNSVREWIYSGESETPTTKLKALFPDGIIGNSRTEAEQILWKLDSTPLISEVSEDLPTVVLASNFSGVIRTVVDRTEGLESIRRNRDRAVLSALGICGFSIFLAVFISGFVVQKIKRLIRNAEQVGKGNLNVEFEQGGNDEFGNLSVALNQMVTGLKEREKIKGILGSMIDPVVIGEAMKDLAALKRGTEKRVTAFFSDVAGFSNISEKLSSVELSELLNEYLSAMTLILKEHDGVLDKYIGDAIVGIFNAPVDVEGHCLKATRASIKMLDKLEELRSGWKKGQKYIPDARDMQIRIGLNTGLAKVGFMGTDALASYTMMGDTVNLAARLEAAGKDYGVSILVSDSVHSEIKDSIFTRKLDLVRVKGKNEPVILYEAISELKGVASAKKEIIGLYEEGLALYLDRKWDPAVKKFKESEKAKGKDDKAVQLLVERCNEYKKTPPPTSWDGVYTRDHK; encoded by the coding sequence ATGGGTACACAGACTTCTCACAAGCAGAGTTTCGGGCAAAAAATCCTAGATCTTACTCTAGTCCTCCCGAGACTATTTTATTCCGGGATACGAGCAAAACTCGCCTGGTTTACAGGAAGTCTAATCGTTCTGACTATTCTGATTCTTTCCTTCATTTATGTGAGGCAACAAACCGAGATCCTCACGGATAGTTACGATAGAGAAGCTGCCATTTCCAGAAAATATATCTCTTCTCTCGTTCTGGAATTGGACAATATTTCCCAAAGTTTGATCCGGATCGAAGAATTTAGGGACCGAGTCAGCAAACAAACAGAAGCATTAAAAAAATATAAAACGACTAAAACCGTAGTCCAGGAAAAGAAAGTCTCGTTTTTCGGGATCAAGACCAGTTTGTTCGGAGCACTTGGAAAAAATACGGTACGTAAAACTTTAGATACGTATTATTCTGCTTATCTTTCCAAAGACGAAATACAGATCCTAGAAAAAAATATCCGTACCCAGCTACAGCATGGTGGAGAAGAAGTAGTCAGTGATAAAGAATTTGCCCACCTACAAGGAATGGCTAAAAAATTCGTATTTGCCGATAGAGAAACGAACCAAATCCGAAAACGTCTAGGCGAGCTAAAAGAAAATCAGGAAAAACCGGATCATACCGAAATCTCTGCAGCAGAAGAAGAACTTCGTAAAAAATCGCTTTTAGCTCGTAAGCTCAGATCCGATTTGGATGAGAATATAGTCTCGATACTTGCGGATTCCAAAAAGAGGAAAATTAAAGAATTAGGATTGGATACTGGTAGATTTAGGATCCAAACATTTCCAGTGTCAGGTATTATTCCGGGAGAAGCATCCGAACCTACATTAGATACTAAAATTTTCGATTCTGAATCTTCTCTCAACCAAGCTCCGATGGAAGAGAATTTGGAAGAAGGTTTAAAATCTGCGTTAAGCTCTCTTTTAGAAGGAGCAGGAGTTTTAGGAGAGATACGTCCTACTTCTTTCCAACAAAATGGATTAGAGTTACAGGCTTTATATTCTCCTCATTTTAGAAATCCTGCATCTACTGAAAGAGCAAAACTTATTGAATCCAGAAGAGCTACACTCGGACCTTGGACCAATTATTTAAGAGAAGAACAGGAAATTCTATCCGAACTTTCTAAAATCCCTCCTATTTTAGAAGCTAGGCTCAAAGCACTTAAAGAAAAAAAGCCTCCTATTCCTCCTTTCAAAGATAAAGACTTTAAAAACCAGTATACCCAATACGCAGGGTTGGTCCGTAAAAGAAATTTATTGTATGCTACATATCTGAGGAACAATCCCCCAAAAGAAGAGGAAGAACTAGATATAGAGTCTTTCGGCTCTATCAGAGACTCCGCTTTAGAAGATCAGATCTTACTCAGATTCAGACCGGACGGTTCCGACTATGGGAGATCGGTCCAATCGGAAGAAGGAAAAGAAATTTTCCAAAAACGTTGGAATTCCGTCAGAGAATGGATTTATTCGGGAGAAAGTGAAACTCCTACTACAAAATTAAAAGCACTCTTCCCTGACGGGATCATTGGAAATAGTAGAACGGAAGCAGAACAAATCCTTTGGAAATTGGACTCAACACCTCTAATTTCAGAAGTTTCGGAAGATCTTCCTACAGTTGTATTGGCATCCAATTTTTCAGGAGTGATCCGAACCGTGGTGGATAGAACGGAAGGTTTGGAATCGATCCGACGCAACAGAGATAGAGCGGTACTTTCTGCATTAGGAATTTGCGGATTTTCAATCTTCTTAGCCGTGTTTATTTCCGGCTTTGTCGTCCAAAAGATCAAACGCCTCATTCGAAACGCAGAACAAGTAGGAAAAGGAAATCTAAACGTAGAATTTGAGCAGGGCGGAAATGACGAATTCGGGAATCTTTCCGTTGCACTCAACCAAATGGTGACAGGTCTCAAAGAAAGGGAGAAGATCAAGGGTATCTTGGGAAGTATGATCGATCCTGTTGTGATCGGAGAGGCAATGAAAGATCTTGCAGCTCTCAAAAGAGGTACCGAAAAAAGAGTAACGGCATTCTTCTCGGATGTAGCAGGATTTTCTAATATTAGTGAAAAGTTAAGTTCCGTGGAATTGTCCGAACTTTTGAACGAATATCTTTCCGCAATGACTCTGATCTTAAAAGAACACGATGGGGTCTTGGATAAGTATATCGGAGATGCGATCGTAGGTATATTTAACGCGCCGGTCGATGTAGAAGGTCATTGTTTAAAAGCAACTCGCGCTTCTATCAAAATGTTGGATAAGCTAGAAGAGTTGCGGTCCGGTTGGAAGAAGGGCCAAAAATATATCCCGGACGCAAGAGATATGCAGATCAGGATCGGTTTGAATACAGGACTTGCCAAAGTTGGATTTATGGGAACCGACGCTCTCGCGTCTTATACGATGATGGGAGATACAGTAAACCTTGCGGCTCGATTGGAAGCAGCAGGCAAAGATTATGGAGTATCCATTTTAGTTTCGGATTCAGTCCATTCTGAAATTAAGGATTCTATTTTTACAAGGAAACTAGATTTAGTCCGGGTAAAAGGTAAAAATGAACCAGTGATCTTATATGAAGCGATCTCAGAATTGAAGGGTGTTGCCTCCGCCAAAAAGGAAATTATCGGTTTGTATGAAGAAGGTTTAGCCTTGTACTTGGATCGCAAATGGGATCCTGCTGTGAAAAAGTTTAAGGAATCCGAAAAAGCGAAAGGTAAGGACGATAAAGCTGTCCAACTACTTGTAGAAAGATGCAATGAGTATAAAAAAACTCCACCTCCAACTTCTTGGGACGGAGTTTATACTAGAGATCATAAGTAG
- a CDS encoding STAS domain-containing protein has product MKELIVNLQGKLDSLLGNTFREKTDPLLRSEPHKILLDARDLQIWDESGLLSLKNSSLAHLSSKYAACGLSESLMGDWNRLGLREKIPYFKTREEAKYYLVSGQNLDRSFEPNESTTACPACLQILRVQGKGNYRCPSCDHTFYLTADYRTASYEKLF; this is encoded by the coding sequence GTGAAAGAATTGATCGTCAATTTACAAGGCAAACTGGATTCCTTACTCGGAAACACCTTCCGAGAAAAAACGGATCCATTACTTCGAAGTGAGCCCCATAAAATTCTACTGGATGCCAGAGATCTCCAGATTTGGGACGAGAGTGGTTTACTTTCGCTCAAAAATTCTTCTCTCGCTCATTTGAGTTCCAAATATGCAGCCTGCGGATTGTCGGAAAGTCTCATGGGAGATTGGAATCGTCTAGGACTTAGGGAAAAAATCCCATACTTCAAAACTAGAGAAGAAGCAAAATATTATCTAGTCTCCGGCCAAAATTTAGATCGGAGTTTCGAACCTAACGAAAGTACTACGGCATGTCCTGCTTGCCTCCAGATCTTGAGAGTGCAGGGAAAAGGAAATTATCGTTGTCCCTCCTGTGACCATACCTTCTACCTGACCGCAGACTATAGAACGGCTAGTTACGAGAAATTATTCTAA
- a CDS encoding polysaccharide biosynthesis protein, with translation MGQWNRRSLLFPLDLSFMILSYFLAHLIRFESVVFLQEPNDFFIPLFIVVVCRSLVFLFSNIYRSIWAYASIHDLVEIIKTTILSSLISNTALLFYNGFEHLSRMIPVIDTLLLLGFLCIRSLSWRLVRDQYILRKKQGDGIPTLILGAGKTGATLLTELRRHNDLNLLPLGLLDDDESKIGAHIQGVPVIGKIDQAESLIRSLEIKKVLIAFSNPDGKQIGKLIKSFESENVDFKILPSLGSLFFDPPKVQQLREIRVEDVLGRPVVDLEIESIRSYIAGKTVLITGAGGSIGSELCRQVAVFHPSKMILLDSAETPLYEIDYELRKVFKDSGIQFRAVIADIKNPLRIGSVFESDRPQVVFHSAAYKHVPMMEINPSEAVLNNVLGTKNLADISRIYGTERFVLISTDKAVNPVNIMGASKRVAELYLQAISQGTKTKFITVRFGNVLGSSGSVIPRFREQISNGGPVTVTHPDIIRYFMTIPEATQLVLQAAAMGEKEEIFLLEMGEPIRILNLAEDMIRLSGFRPYTDIPIVFTGLRPGEKLFEELLLDLEGIKKTHHPKIRIAAPLEEGDPSSFQARFNALLEAAKSDREEEIFSSFKALVPEYKIHKEYISEETSRKLKNDG, from the coding sequence ATGGGACAATGGAATCGTCGAAGCCTTCTCTTCCCTTTGGATTTAAGCTTCATGATCCTCTCTTATTTTCTAGCCCACCTGATCCGTTTCGAATCCGTCGTATTTCTGCAGGAGCCTAACGACTTTTTTATTCCTCTATTCATCGTAGTGGTTTGTCGTTCTCTAGTATTTCTATTTTCGAATATTTACAGATCTATCTGGGCGTACGCTTCCATTCATGACCTGGTGGAAATTATCAAGACCACCATTCTTTCCTCCCTGATCTCGAATACGGCACTCTTATTCTATAACGGATTCGAACATCTTTCCAGAATGATCCCGGTTATAGACACACTTCTTCTTTTAGGATTTTTGTGCATACGGAGTCTTTCCTGGAGATTAGTGAGAGATCAGTACATTCTACGCAAAAAACAGGGAGATGGAATTCCAACACTCATCTTAGGCGCCGGAAAAACGGGAGCTACACTTCTCACAGAGTTAAGAAGGCATAACGATCTGAACCTTCTACCCTTAGGGCTTTTGGATGACGATGAATCCAAGATAGGCGCGCATATCCAAGGTGTCCCGGTTATAGGAAAAATTGACCAAGCAGAGTCTCTGATCCGTTCTTTGGAGATTAAAAAGGTCCTGATCGCGTTCAGCAATCCTGACGGAAAACAGATCGGTAAGCTCATCAAAAGTTTTGAATCGGAGAATGTAGATTTCAAAATTCTCCCTTCTTTGGGCTCGCTTTTTTTTGATCCGCCCAAAGTACAACAATTAAGAGAGATCCGTGTAGAAGATGTACTCGGTCGCCCAGTTGTAGATCTGGAAATAGAATCCATTCGTTCTTATATCGCGGGTAAAACTGTGCTCATCACGGGTGCCGGAGGGTCAATCGGCAGCGAATTATGCAGACAGGTTGCAGTATTCCATCCCTCAAAAATGATCCTTCTCGATTCTGCAGAGACTCCTCTGTACGAGATAGATTATGAACTCAGAAAAGTTTTCAAAGACAGCGGGATCCAATTTAGAGCGGTGATCGCAGATATTAAAAATCCATTGAGGATCGGTTCTGTTTTCGAATCGGATCGTCCCCAAGTAGTATTTCATTCAGCAGCTTACAAACATGTTCCTATGATGGAGATCAATCCATCCGAAGCGGTTTTAAATAATGTACTAGGAACTAAGAACTTAGCGGATATTTCTAGAATTTATGGGACGGAACGTTTTGTTTTAATTTCCACAGACAAAGCAGTCAATCCAGTAAACATAATGGGCGCTTCTAAACGAGTTGCTGAATTGTATTTGCAGGCAATCTCCCAAGGGACCAAAACCAAATTTATCACGGTAAGATTCGGTAACGTGTTAGGTTCTAGCGGTTCAGTCATTCCTAGATTCAGAGAACAGATTAGCAATGGCGGCCCTGTAACTGTGACCCATCCCGATATCATCCGTTATTTTATGACAATTCCGGAAGCTACACAATTGGTTTTGCAAGCAGCAGCCATGGGGGAGAAGGAAGAAATTTTTCTCTTAGAAATGGGAGAACCGATCCGCATCCTAAATCTTGCAGAAGATATGATCCGACTTTCTGGATTCAGGCCTTATACAGATATTCCAATCGTGTTCACCGGGCTAAGACCTGGAGAAAAACTATTCGAAGAACTGCTGTTAGATCTAGAAGGGATCAAAAAAACACATCATCCTAAAATCAGGATTGCAGCCCCCTTAGAGGAAGGAGATCCTAGCAGCTTCCAGGCCAGATTTAACGCATTATTAGAAGCAGCAAAATCGGATCGGGAAGAAGAGATATTCTCTTCTTTTAAAGCGCTCGTGCCTGAATACAAGATACACAAAGAATATATCAGCGAGGAGACCTCGCGTAAGTTGAAAAATGATGGATAG